The following coding sequences are from one Gemmatimonadota bacterium window:
- a CDS encoding transcriptional repressor: protein MERNTRQRGAIRRAFQRADRPLSTAEVLELARAEVGRLGIATIYRNIRAMLDEGWLVTVELPGEVPRYELHGKAHHHHFHCRRCDRVFEVPGCVGTLHAIVPEGFTLESHEIVLYGKCPECTPAH, encoded by the coding sequence ATGGAACGTAACACCAGACAGCGCGGTGCGATCCGTCGGGCCTTCCAGCGCGCCGACCGGCCTCTCAGCACCGCCGAGGTGCTGGAGCTGGCTCGTGCCGAGGTCGGACGGCTCGGTATCGCGACGATTTATCGCAACATCCGCGCGATGCTCGACGAAGGGTGGCTCGTGACGGTGGAGCTCCCCGGCGAAGTGCCCCGGTACGAGCTGCACGGCAAGGCGCACCACCACCATTTCCATTGCCGCCGATGCGACCGCGTCTTCGAAGTCCCCGGATGCGTCGGGACTTTGCACGCCATCGTCCCGGAAGGCTTCACGCTCGAGTCGCACGAGATCGTGCTGTACGGCAAGTGTCCCGAGTGCACGCCGGCGCATTGA
- a CDS encoding CopD family protein, whose product MSGALPLLFPVVRGLIAATLLLLIGIPVAAALVRRHGPRPALPARETMDGWFERLPGLLAWFLLICSLLRGALQLLSFADPGVPIDSDLVRAVLLEGSWGTAWMVQSGVAFLLLAMAWLWRREPRRLTLMMVVLLVIAAAAEGSLGHGADDVWPGVLGRVVHAVHLIGSGLWLGTLAILALVVFPSLRSEESLPQLAAIVRGFSYPARIGALLVVGSGTTATWRYSGGDLLGLPGAVWGQLLLLKLLAVIGILLLGWWNWRRITPSLTAGTPAAATSLRRAVAAELLLGAVALALTAWLIGSPLPIPVG is encoded by the coding sequence ATGTCCGGCGCGCTCCCCCTGCTCTTCCCTGTTGTCCGGGGACTGATCGCCGCCACCCTGCTTCTCCTCATCGGCATTCCCGTCGCCGCCGCACTCGTGCGCCGACACGGCCCGCGCCCCGCGCTACCCGCGCGCGAGACGATGGATGGCTGGTTCGAGCGACTCCCCGGCCTGCTGGCGTGGTTCCTCCTCATCTGCTCGCTGCTGCGCGGCGCGCTGCAACTGCTCTCCTTCGCCGACCCCGGCGTGCCGATCGACAGCGATCTGGTGCGCGCCGTGTTGCTCGAAGGGAGCTGGGGCACGGCGTGGATGGTCCAGAGCGGCGTCGCGTTCCTCCTCCTCGCGATGGCGTGGCTGTGGCGTCGCGAGCCGCGCCGGCTCACCCTCATGATGGTGGTCCTGCTCGTGATCGCCGCGGCGGCCGAGGGGAGCCTCGGTCACGGCGCCGACGACGTGTGGCCAGGGGTGCTCGGGCGCGTGGTGCATGCGGTGCACCTGATCGGCAGCGGACTGTGGCTCGGGACCCTGGCGATTCTCGCGTTGGTGGTCTTTCCCTCGCTCCGCAGCGAGGAGTCGCTGCCCCAGCTCGCCGCGATCGTCCGGGGTTTCTCGTACCCGGCGCGGATCGGCGCGCTCCTGGTCGTGGGCTCCGGCACGACCGCCACGTGGCGCTACAGCGGGGGCGACCTCCTCGGCCTCCCCGGCGCCGTGTGGGGGCAACTCCTCTTGCTGAAGTTGCTGGCCGTCATCGGCATCCTGCTGCTCGGCTGGTGGAATTGGCGGCGAATCACGCCGAGCCTCACGGCGGGTACCCCGGCGGCCGCCACATCGTTGCGGCGGGCGGTCGCCGCCGAGCTGCTGCTCGGGGCCGTCGCCCTGGCATTGACGGCGTGGTTGATCGGCTCACCCTTACCGATTCCTGTCGGATAG
- a CDS encoding alkaline phosphatase family protein, with protein MRFARPGLAALLVLPASLSAQTAPRKPIRLVIALAVDQLRSDYLDRFSRNFNGGFALLLRDGVFYANGLQDHGVTETAPGHATMMSGRSPASTGIIGNDVGVPDPGSPLLGSTATGASPWRFRGTTLADWMKVKDSATRVLSVSRKDRGAILPVGRMVAPVYWFSQGKFTTSRFYADTLPTWLKAWNARDPVKALAGTSWELGRPASTYAEADDRPFEFGGKNTTFPHPIPADWTMASGELENSSVMDSLILDVAMAGTQALGLGRRNGTDFLSISLSTLDAVGHRYGPGSREVHDHVLNLDRWLGQFLDSLSRTVPLDQVVISLTADHGVVEFPEAGAGGRATITAPLTAMTRTVLQRYGIKLGASNESGLVMANVDDLRARGVNVDSLSRALATTIRGLPGVRAVYTPRTLAAAPRRDAEAMRWRRLVMPETGWLVIVAVQPGWVWGSGKTSTSHGTTNLDDLRVPILFRIPGVTAARPSETVRTIDIAPTLAAALGVRPTEAIEGIPLPAALGPRHRR; from the coding sequence ATGCGTTTTGCCCGTCCCGGCCTGGCTGCCCTCCTCGTGCTCCCAGCCTCTCTCAGCGCCCAGACCGCGCCCCGCAAGCCGATTCGGCTGGTGATCGCCCTCGCGGTGGATCAGCTTCGCTCCGATTATCTCGACCGTTTTAGTCGCAATTTCAATGGTGGATTCGCCCTGCTGCTCCGCGACGGCGTCTTCTATGCGAACGGGTTGCAGGACCACGGCGTGACCGAGACGGCACCCGGGCATGCGACGATGATGTCGGGGCGTTCTCCGGCGAGCACCGGCATCATCGGCAACGACGTCGGAGTCCCCGACCCGGGATCGCCCCTCCTCGGCTCGACCGCCACCGGCGCGTCGCCATGGCGATTCCGCGGCACCACGCTCGCGGACTGGATGAAGGTCAAGGACTCCGCGACGCGAGTGCTCTCGGTGTCACGGAAGGATCGCGGGGCGATTCTCCCCGTGGGCCGGATGGTGGCGCCGGTCTACTGGTTCAGTCAGGGGAAATTCACCACATCCCGGTTCTATGCCGACACCTTGCCGACCTGGCTCAAGGCGTGGAATGCGCGCGACCCGGTCAAGGCGCTCGCCGGCACCTCGTGGGAGCTCGGCCGCCCCGCGTCGACGTATGCCGAGGCTGACGATCGGCCGTTCGAATTCGGCGGGAAGAACACGACCTTCCCCCATCCGATTCCTGCCGACTGGACGATGGCCTCGGGGGAACTCGAGAACAGCTCGGTCATGGATTCGTTGATTCTCGATGTGGCGATGGCGGGAACGCAGGCACTCGGCCTTGGCCGACGCAACGGCACCGATTTCCTGTCGATCTCGCTCTCGACGCTCGATGCGGTCGGTCATCGCTACGGCCCAGGCTCGCGCGAGGTCCATGACCACGTCTTGAACCTCGATCGCTGGCTGGGACAGTTCCTCGATTCGCTGTCCCGGACCGTGCCGCTCGATCAGGTCGTGATCTCCCTGACCGCCGACCACGGCGTGGTGGAATTCCCGGAAGCAGGGGCAGGGGGCCGGGCCACGATCACGGCACCGCTGACGGCGATGACCCGCACGGTGTTGCAGCGCTACGGCATCAAGCTGGGCGCGAGCAATGAATCCGGCCTGGTCATGGCCAACGTGGACGACCTCCGCGCGCGCGGCGTCAACGTCGATTCGCTGAGCCGGGCGTTGGCGACCACGATTCGTGGGCTGCCCGGGGTCCGCGCCGTCTACACCCCGCGCACGCTGGCCGCCGCGCCTCGTCGCGACGCCGAAGCGATGCGCTGGCGTCGGCTGGTGATGCCGGAGACCGGGTGGCTTGTCATCGTGGCCGTGCAGCCGGGGTGGGTATGGGGCAGCGGCAAGACGTCGACGTCGCACGGCACGACCAATCTCGACGACTTGCGCGTGCCGATCCTCTTCCGCATCCCGGGCGTGACCGCCGCGCGTCCGTCCGAGACGGTGCGCACGATCGACATCGCACCCACGCTCGCCGCGGCGCTCGGCGTGCGCCCGACTGAAGCCATCGAAGGAATTCCGCTGCCCGCCGCGCTGGGCCCACGTCACCGGAGATAA
- a CDS encoding alkaline phosphatase family protein: MSAPSGIERVILVVLDGLRPELITPNWLPCLSGLATSGSHTLSGTTVQPSVTAAALASLFTGVDPTVHGIVGETTLRPRLGHRLTLLPRALATGGVPMVGHMRALPWGTRTLGTLLAAQLGMRTIFGGHEAEGILDRAVATLRAATRGVTYLHWPDADQAGHAWGWMSPHYRAAARRLDAAMARLLDVSGVLHDPRAVLIALADHGGGGQRHDDHDSTHPHDVTIPIMMAGGQVRRGELPGGSSPIDVCATIPWLFGIAPPSGWSGRPLREAFTSAPRIATAVAA, translated from the coding sequence GTGTCCGCTCCCAGTGGCATCGAACGCGTGATTCTCGTCGTGCTCGACGGGTTGCGCCCCGAGCTCATCACCCCCAATTGGCTCCCCTGCCTGAGCGGGCTGGCCACGTCGGGCAGCCACACCCTCTCCGGCACGACGGTGCAGCCCAGCGTGACCGCGGCGGCACTCGCCTCGCTCTTCACGGGGGTTGATCCGACGGTGCACGGGATCGTCGGGGAGACGACGCTGCGTCCTCGGCTCGGTCATCGATTGACGCTCCTGCCACGCGCGTTGGCCACCGGCGGCGTGCCGATGGTGGGGCACATGCGCGCCCTGCCGTGGGGAACGCGCACGCTCGGGACGCTGCTCGCGGCGCAGCTCGGCATGCGGACGATCTTCGGCGGACACGAGGCGGAGGGCATCCTCGATCGGGCCGTGGCAACCCTTCGCGCAGCGACCCGCGGCGTGACGTACCTGCACTGGCCCGATGCCGATCAGGCGGGCCACGCGTGGGGGTGGATGTCCCCCCACTATCGGGCCGCGGCGCGCCGACTCGACGCGGCGATGGCGCGGCTGCTCGACGTCAGCGGAGTCCTCCACGACCCACGCGCCGTGCTGATCGCGCTGGCGGACCACGGCGGCGGCGGCCAGCGACACGATGATCACGACAGCACGCACCCGCACGACGTCACCATTCCGATCATGATGGCCGGCGGGCAGGTGCGACGCGGCGAGTTGCCGGGTGGCAGCTCGCCGATCGATGTCTGTGCCACCATCCCCTGGCTCTTCGGCATTGCGCCGCCGAGCGGCTGGAGCGGGCGGCCGCTCCGCGAGGCCTTCACGTCGGCGCCGCGCATCGCGACGGCGGTGGCCGCGTGA
- a CDS encoding zinc ribbon domain-containing protein — translation MPTYLYQTRPTDPASTPRSFEVKQSISEPPLTHDPVSGEPVERVITGGRGPLTPITGGTEPTVTGGCGPSCGCH, via the coding sequence ATGCCGACGTACCTGTACCAGACTCGCCCGACCGACCCCGCAAGCACCCCGCGATCTTTCGAGGTGAAGCAGTCGATCAGCGAACCACCGCTCACGCACGACCCGGTGAGCGGCGAGCCGGTCGAGCGGGTGATCACCGGCGGCCGCGGGCCCCTGACGCCCATCACCGGCGGCACCGAGCCGACCGTGACGGGCGGGTGCGGTCCGTCGTGCGGCTGTCACTGA
- a CDS encoding DUF4920 domain-containing protein, with product MLLTTFATLATLLSPADTVILRGVALPTTAAVPMAKVLATPTTYTKAPVLVEGVIVKSCTVEGCWMQLAPSAEETGVRVTFKDESFLIPLNAAGMTAKAYGVVVTTKHSKADADHLISEGAKLIQNADGTAIEVGFVATGVELRRK from the coding sequence ATGTTGCTGACCACCTTCGCCACGCTGGCGACGCTGCTCTCCCCCGCTGACACCGTCATCCTTCGTGGCGTGGCGCTCCCCACCACCGCGGCGGTGCCGATGGCCAAGGTGCTCGCCACGCCCACGACCTACACGAAGGCGCCGGTCCTCGTGGAGGGCGTCATCGTGAAGAGCTGCACCGTCGAGGGGTGCTGGATGCAGCTCGCGCCCAGCGCGGAGGAAACGGGGGTGCGCGTCACCTTCAAGGATGAGAGCTTTCTGATTCCGTTGAATGCCGCGGGGATGACGGCCAAGGCGTATGGCGTGGTCGTGACCACCAAGCACTCGAAGGCCGATGCCGATCACCTGATCAGCGAGGGCGCCAAGCTGATTCAGAACGCCGACGGCACTGCCATCGAAGTCGGCTTCGTCGCGACGGGCGTGGAACTGCGGCGCAAGTAG
- a CDS encoding SURF1 family protein, with translation MSPTRRTLLAITVLLAAGGAVRLAFWQLSRLRERQATNALFLAGRALPPLDLGQALRDGTPLEGRMALAHGRFDPAGNLLLRGRVNNKAPGLEVMTPFVLDSGAGQLWVLRGFVRSPDATTPPAEVPLPTAGSVTITGVLLAIPETTDSGQPLTRSGQLTYRRLDRGVATTTLAGAPAAYLLLESDSTGPGGLVGVKPPTLDEGPHFSYVVQWICIAIAILAFGVIALRRSGPGHVPPLAAP, from the coding sequence GTGTCCCCAACTCGACGCACCCTGCTCGCCATCACGGTCCTGCTCGCGGCCGGCGGCGCGGTACGGCTCGCCTTCTGGCAACTCTCCCGGCTCCGTGAGCGCCAGGCGACCAACGCCCTCTTCCTGGCCGGCCGCGCCTTGCCGCCGCTCGACCTCGGACAGGCCCTCCGTGACGGGACGCCCCTGGAAGGACGGATGGCGCTGGCCCACGGCCGCTTCGACCCCGCTGGCAATCTGTTGCTGCGTGGCCGGGTGAACAACAAGGCGCCGGGGCTCGAAGTGATGACGCCGTTCGTGCTGGATAGCGGCGCCGGACAGCTCTGGGTGCTGCGCGGCTTCGTGAGATCGCCCGACGCCACCACGCCCCCCGCGGAGGTCCCACTCCCGACGGCCGGCAGCGTCACCATCACCGGCGTGCTGCTCGCCATCCCGGAGACGACCGACAGCGGGCAGCCACTCACTCGCTCAGGTCAGCTCACCTATCGCCGACTCGATCGCGGTGTGGCCACGACGACGCTGGCCGGCGCGCCCGCTGCCTACCTGCTCCTGGAGAGCGACTCCACCGGCCCCGGCGGGCTGGTCGGCGTGAAGCCCCCCACACTCGACGAGGGGCCGCACTTCAGCTACGTGGTGCAGTGGATCTGCATCGCAATCGCCATCCTCGCCTTCGGCGTCATCGCGCTGCGGCGGAGCGGTCCCGGACACGTTCCGCCTCTCGCAGCACCCTGA
- a CDS encoding dipeptidase, translating into MLRRLPLLSLSLFALPLAAQAPAEDAALRHARALLADRPIFDGHNDLPWEIRVNPQSKMDVSKYDIRGRAPGHTDLPRLRAGGVGAQFWSVYVPGEIKDSGYARVQLEEIDIARQVIARYPDALGLALSADDVVKIRKSGRVASLLGMEGGHAIENSLGALRMYYALGVRYMTLTHNVTLDWADAATGLPTHGGLTDFGRDVVREMNRIGMIVDLSHVAPSTMSNVLDVATAPVIFSHSSARAILDHPRNVPDSILARLPKNGGVVMITFVGSFISPTIRAWEQMQRDSTGSIADRETRRVAVEGFLRRHPKPQATVAELANHIEHARKIAGIAHVGLGSDYDGTSELPVGMEDVSGFPQLFAELIRRGWTDADLKKLAGENVLRVLREAERVRDRSAAAR; encoded by the coding sequence ATGCTGCGTCGCCTTCCCCTGTTGTCGCTCTCACTCTTTGCGCTCCCACTCGCCGCGCAGGCGCCGGCCGAGGACGCTGCGCTACGACACGCCAGAGCGCTGCTGGCCGATCGCCCCATCTTCGATGGCCACAACGATCTCCCGTGGGAGATCCGCGTCAATCCCCAGAGCAAGATGGATGTCAGCAAGTACGACATCCGCGGTCGAGCACCCGGACACACCGATCTGCCGCGCCTGCGGGCCGGCGGCGTCGGGGCGCAGTTCTGGTCGGTCTATGTGCCCGGCGAGATCAAGGACTCCGGCTATGCGCGCGTGCAGCTCGAGGAGATCGACATCGCGCGGCAAGTCATTGCCCGCTACCCCGACGCGCTTGGCCTCGCGCTCTCGGCCGATGACGTGGTCAAGATCCGCAAGTCGGGGCGGGTCGCGTCGCTGCTCGGCATGGAGGGTGGCCACGCAATTGAGAACTCGCTCGGCGCACTGCGGATGTACTACGCCCTCGGCGTGCGCTACATGACGCTGACCCACAACGTCACGCTCGACTGGGCCGATGCCGCCACCGGGTTGCCGACGCACGGCGGCCTCACCGACTTCGGGCGGGACGTCGTGCGGGAGATGAACCGGATCGGGATGATCGTCGACCTGAGCCACGTGGCACCGAGCACGATGTCGAACGTGCTCGACGTGGCGACGGCGCCGGTGATCTTCTCCCACTCCTCCGCCCGCGCGATCCTCGATCATCCGCGCAACGTGCCGGATTCGATCCTCGCACGGTTGCCGAAGAATGGTGGCGTGGTGATGATCACCTTCGTTGGCTCGTTCATCTCGCCGACGATCCGTGCCTGGGAGCAGATGCAGCGCGACTCGACCGGCAGCATTGCCGATCGCGAGACGCGCCGCGTGGCCGTGGAGGGATTCCTGCGGCGGCATCCCAAGCCGCAGGCGACCGTGGCCGAGCTCGCGAATCACATTGAGCACGCCCGGAAGATCGCCGGCATCGCGCACGTCGGATTGGGGAGCGACTACGACGGGACCAGCGAGCTTCCCGTCGGGATGGAGGACGTCAGCGGCTTCCCGCAGCTCTTCGCCGAACTCATCCGTCGCGGTTGGACGGATGCCGACCTCAAGAAGCTGGCCGGCGAGAACGTGCTCAGGGTGCTGCGAGAGGCGGAACGTGTCCGGGACCGCTCCGCCGCAGCGCGATGA
- a CDS encoding phosphatase PAP2 family protein, producing MTIPLRVMQQLDTHDRRLLDRWSLGEHAGDAHRRGWIVVTHAGGAVVTIASVLIPLLVVPWPRAISIRAALALTISHLLVQALKRMVNRERPDATALIRCPDRFSFPSGHATAALAVALSYALAWPGLAPLLVPAAVLIGWSRVALGVHYPGDVLMGQVIALATVAGVAMLW from the coding sequence GTGACGATTCCGCTGCGCGTGATGCAACAGCTGGACACGCATGATCGCCGGCTGCTGGATCGGTGGTCGCTCGGCGAGCACGCCGGCGACGCGCATCGTCGCGGATGGATCGTCGTCACGCATGCCGGCGGTGCGGTCGTGACGATCGCCAGTGTGCTGATCCCACTGCTTGTCGTGCCGTGGCCTCGTGCCATCAGCATCCGGGCAGCCCTGGCGTTGACGATCTCCCATCTGCTTGTGCAGGCGCTCAAGCGGATGGTGAATCGGGAACGTCCCGATGCCACCGCCCTGATTCGCTGCCCCGATCGCTTCTCCTTTCCCTCCGGTCACGCGACCGCGGCGCTGGCGGTCGCGCTGAGCTATGCGCTGGCCTGGCCCGGCCTCGCTCCACTGCTCGTGCCGGCGGCAGTGCTGATCGGCTGGAGTCGTGTTGCCCTGGGGGTCCACTATCCTGGCGACGTCCTGATGGGGCAGGTCATTGCGCTGGCCACGGTGGCAGGCGTCGCCATGTTGTGGTGA
- a CDS encoding TonB-dependent receptor, which yields MRRAVRVLMLVGGAAIALPCRSWAQDLAGLVADAQSGAPIVGAELRFLPGGPVAITTGSGAFRLPRHGPQDTVAIRAIGYLPVRVVVGVRTAPLLVRLQSAATTLADLVAIAGLRTQAAAGIVMPVQRVEREELLATGALSVVEVLRTQPGLQATTSPPTGSGIAIRGIGDGRVLVLRDGEPAPGQMLEDRDLSRLSTVGVDHIEVVKGPLSVIHGSQALGGVINIVSQVPEGALHADAATHGGSLGRRDATLTVQQGGRVAWRATVGGRQQDRIPGQVEQQGTRQRLVDGQASVRTTVGPVALRFDASAFRERQRWGVGGGFFAFNDNTGVTAWSEASLDALGGSWRLRLSNQEFRHRFRQALGDVPYADTGAPTQEEQTRRLQLSHSRRVGGRHQVDLGIDASRRRVVAADRLLGERLSDAMLEGYAQDAITAGPLLVTMAARYTHNSRWGNALTPSVGVALEPSGTLRLRIGAARGFRGPSFKELGWRFLNAAAGYTVEGNDALVPESSWQVFTGATWAPSRALRVDADLYRNNLREMIDLVLVGSTEAGLLRYTPQNRARARTQGLELAVSYHAAPLHLSASYERLQATDRTTGLPLSQRAPHTVRLHADRQFHALRLDLTGRWAAAAPVIDAAGTRLADQGALMTWDASAHLAHRHRLTLEAGVDNLLDARPAGWQIALQRTVRLGLRVGTTP from the coding sequence ATGCGCCGCGCGGTGCGGGTCCTCATGTTGGTGGGTGGCGCCGCGATCGCGCTGCCATGCCGCTCGTGGGCCCAGGACCTCGCGGGACTCGTCGCCGATGCGCAGAGTGGCGCGCCGATCGTCGGGGCGGAACTCAGGTTCCTGCCAGGTGGGCCCGTGGCGATCACCACCGGCAGTGGGGCGTTCCGACTGCCGCGGCACGGTCCGCAGGACACCGTGGCCATCCGCGCCATCGGCTATCTCCCAGTGCGTGTGGTCGTCGGTGTGCGCACTGCCCCGCTGCTGGTGAGGTTGCAGTCGGCGGCCACCACCCTCGCCGACCTCGTCGCGATCGCCGGGCTGCGTACCCAAGCGGCGGCCGGCATCGTCATGCCAGTGCAGCGCGTCGAGCGCGAAGAGTTGCTGGCCACCGGGGCGCTTTCCGTCGTCGAGGTCCTGCGCACGCAGCCGGGGTTGCAGGCCACCACATCGCCCCCGACCGGCAGCGGGATTGCCATCCGGGGCATCGGTGATGGCCGGGTCCTGGTGCTCCGCGATGGCGAGCCGGCGCCCGGACAGATGCTCGAAGACCGCGACCTCTCGCGCCTCTCGACGGTCGGCGTCGACCACATCGAGGTCGTGAAGGGACCGCTCTCCGTCATTCACGGATCGCAGGCGCTCGGCGGCGTGATCAACATCGTGTCGCAGGTGCCGGAGGGCGCGCTGCATGCTGACGCCGCCACCCACGGCGGCTCGCTGGGCCGTCGCGATGCCACGCTCACCGTGCAGCAGGGTGGCCGCGTGGCCTGGCGAGCCACCGTCGGCGGTCGGCAGCAGGACCGGATTCCCGGGCAGGTGGAGCAGCAGGGCACGCGGCAGCGACTCGTGGATGGACAAGCGTCAGTGCGCACCACTGTCGGGCCCGTGGCGCTCCGCTTCGACGCCTCGGCCTTCCGCGAACGGCAGCGTTGGGGTGTTGGCGGTGGCTTCTTTGCCTTCAACGACAACACCGGCGTCACGGCATGGAGCGAGGCCTCCCTCGATGCACTCGGCGGCAGTTGGCGGCTCCGCCTCAGCAATCAGGAGTTCCGCCATCGTTTCCGCCAGGCGCTCGGCGACGTGCCGTACGCCGACACGGGAGCGCCCACCCAGGAAGAGCAAACGCGCCGGCTGCAGCTCAGCCACAGTCGTCGCGTCGGTGGGCGGCATCAGGTCGATCTCGGCATCGACGCGAGTCGTCGTCGCGTCGTCGCCGCGGATCGATTGCTGGGTGAGCGGCTGAGCGATGCGATGCTCGAGGGGTACGCGCAGGACGCCATCACCGCGGGCCCCCTGCTCGTCACCATGGCCGCGCGCTACACCCACAACTCGCGTTGGGGCAACGCGCTCACCCCGAGTGTCGGCGTGGCGTTGGAGCCGAGTGGGACGCTCCGGCTGCGGATCGGCGCTGCGCGGGGCTTTCGTGGGCCGAGCTTCAAGGAGCTGGGATGGCGCTTCCTCAATGCCGCGGCCGGCTACACCGTCGAGGGCAACGACGCGTTGGTGCCGGAATCGAGTTGGCAGGTCTTCACCGGGGCCACCTGGGCGCCGTCGCGGGCACTCCGCGTCGATGCCGATCTCTATCGCAACAACCTGCGTGAGATGATCGACCTCGTGCTGGTCGGCAGCACGGAGGCGGGGCTGCTGCGGTACACACCGCAGAATCGTGCGCGCGCGCGGACGCAGGGGCTCGAGCTCGCGGTCTCCTATCACGCGGCACCACTGCACCTCTCGGCCAGCTACGAACGGCTGCAGGCCACTGATCGCACCACCGGGCTGCCGCTGAGTCAGCGCGCTCCCCACACCGTGCGGCTCCATGCCGATCGGCAGTTCCACGCCCTCCGCCTCGATCTCACCGGTCGGTGGGCGGCCGCGGCCCCGGTGATCGACGCGGCGGGGACACGCCTCGCCGATCAGGGTGCGCTGATGACGTGGGACGCCTCGGCGCACTTGGCGCACCGACACCGGCTGACGCTGGAAGCCGGTGTCGACAACCTCCTCGATGCGCGGCCCGCGGGTTGGCAGATCGCGTTGCAGCGGACGGTGCGGCTCGGGTTGCGGGTCGGCACCACGCCATAG
- a CDS encoding glycosyltransferase family 1 protein, producing the protein MTRPPRLLVCADTYPPQVNGVSVVTALSVEGLHRRGWEVAVISPRYPADASDVFRDVAHEGSRSLSVRVRSVPMPGYPEIRVAAPCRTAVRSLIQRFRPDVVHSATEFMIGWTGQREAARHGLPAVSSYHTDFSRYTEAYGVPRLRPAVQRYLARFHRRSARVYTPGMVARDELAALGVSRVEVWGRGVDLVQFNEAQRNPATVRLPGVDPEAFVFLHVGRLAAEKGVDRILDAYRLASSSLAGRRPVHLIVAGDGPVLPALRGAAPAGVTFLGNLDRLKALPALYASADAFLFASHTETLGLVILEAMASGLPVIAAPAGGVADHLRHEENGLAYPPGDVTAMAEAIERLATNPALRTRLAQGARRTAEALSWESELDRLAASYGEVIRGD; encoded by the coding sequence ATGACTCGCCCCCCTCGCCTCCTGGTCTGTGCCGACACCTACCCCCCGCAGGTCAACGGGGTCTCCGTGGTCACCGCGCTCTCCGTCGAGGGGCTGCACCGACGCGGGTGGGAGGTCGCGGTGATCTCGCCGCGCTATCCGGCAGACGCGTCCGACGTCTTTCGCGATGTGGCGCACGAGGGCTCGCGCTCGCTGAGCGTCCGCGTGCGCAGCGTGCCGATGCCGGGCTACCCCGAGATTCGCGTCGCCGCCCCGTGTCGCACCGCGGTGCGTTCCCTCATTCAGCGCTTCCGTCCCGACGTGGTCCACTCCGCCACCGAGTTCATGATCGGCTGGACCGGACAGCGCGAGGCCGCCCGGCATGGACTCCCGGCCGTCTCCTCGTACCACACGGACTTCTCGCGCTACACCGAGGCGTACGGCGTCCCTCGCCTGCGACCCGCCGTGCAGCGCTATCTGGCGCGTTTCCATCGCCGCAGCGCGCGCGTCTACACCCCGGGCATGGTCGCCCGGGACGAGCTGGCGGCCTTGGGTGTGTCGCGAGTCGAGGTCTGGGGGCGGGGCGTCGACCTCGTGCAATTCAACGAAGCGCAGCGCAATCCCGCGACGGTCCGGCTTCCCGGAGTCGACCCCGAGGCGTTCGTCTTCCTGCATGTGGGACGGCTCGCTGCGGAGAAGGGCGTCGACAGGATCCTCGACGCGTACCGCCTCGCGAGCAGCAGCCTCGCGGGCCGCCGCCCAGTGCATCTGATCGTCGCGGGCGACGGGCCGGTACTCCCCGCCCTTCGTGGCGCTGCTCCCGCCGGGGTGACGTTCCTCGGCAATCTCGATCGACTGAAGGCCCTGCCGGCCCTCTATGCCAGCGCCGATGCCTTTCTCTTCGCCTCGCACACCGAGACGCTCGGCCTGGTGATCCTCGAGGCGATGGCGAGCGGGCTCCCGGTGATCGCCGCACCGGCGGGCGGGGTCGCCGACCACCTGCGCCATGAGGAGAATGGGCTGGCCTACCCGCCCGGCGACGTGACCGCGATGGCCGAAGCGATCGAACGGCTGGCGACGAACCCGGCACTGCGGACTCGGTTGGCGCAGGGTGCCCGTCGCACTGCCGAGGCCCTTTCCTGGGAGTCCGAGCTGGACCGCCTGGCCGCGAGTTACGGCGAAGTGATCCGAGGGGACTGA